The window aaaatgtaaggtaaagttctagtccttggaagctattattataaacatttatgataattaagaaattcaggttagtagttagtcatctataacaatcaaacttgtagttatgttTTCAAGTTCATACAgggatatattttagatagatcagtggtcttcaaacacttcaaagacctatagaatatggcatttaatacgTTTTGCTAACATAGGCTTTTCATGACACGAGACACACACATCTGATCCTTGCAGAACCAATCttcttcataaaaggatgatgggtattgaagaacctccatatggagtttgctttcattgaggcaaagctagccatttgggcaagaaactgcccttgactcaactgctgacagtatgttctacaaactggacatgcaggacataAAGGaaagcaactgctgaactttgacAAGACAGAGTAGGACactccttcaaaattcctgcttcacagaaaagtctgccagatattttAGGCCTATAGGCTGGAGATgggtgccccaacattgcagaggaacctcgggtgactgtccaggcagccagatgtctgttGTTTCTACAGTTTTgtaagttgcttgctctgcacttcctgtttactcaggtaatattatacccttttggggtctctgatggagttgaagactagataattattgTCTCATTTATCCTTAGTTACAATAGAAGGTAAAGTAGATACAaagctttgaactcaccaagataggataaataatggagtattttctctgaatttgccaaatacaaatggactggatattgtaaatgtaatttgtATTGATAACTGTTGTTATTTGTACAgtgttttactatgtaaaagttagtTAGACAAAAGGGTTGAGGCTCACAAAtgtttgtagctccagttccaggggatctaatgtcttctggcctctgagagcactgcaTGATGTGGTGCCTAAGTGTaggcaaacattcacacacaaaagaaaaacaactcttAAATGAAAGCAGAGTGAGTTCTTGGTCACACTACATAGTTCAtcattcacaaataaataaacaagacaaCATTATCCTCAGAGGACTAAacacaatctcagcactcagaaggcagagacaggaggatctctgtgaattccagacagccaggactatggaaagagaccctgtctcaaaaagaagaaatcaaagaaaataaaacttttcttggggctggagagacggctcagcattcaagagcactggctgctcttgcagaggacctggttttcattcctagcaccacatggtggctctcaacttgtctgtagctccagttccaggggatccagtgccctctttcaTTTCCATGGGCTCCTGTGCTCACatagttcacatacatacatccaggcacacacactcatatacataaaataaatactaaaaaaaaaaagtagatattgCTTAGCctggcagcagtggcgcacgcctgtgatcccagcactcgggaggcagaggcaggcggatctctgtgagcttgaggccagcctgggctaccaagtgaaaccctgtcttgaaacaacaacaacaacaacaaagtagatATTGCTTTTGTAGAGGAGTTGAGTTTGATACCCACAGCATTATCAGGTGGATCACAAGCATACATGCTCACAtgtccacacatatacacataattaaaaacaaaatgttttccttcttgtgTAGAAGCCTTTTGATCTTGTTCTTGGTGGGTTAATGACAATCAACCTGGTTGTTTCTGCTGTAGTTGTCATTTTGAATAATTATCCTTGCCTTATGATCGAACTTCCTTCAATTTTGAGGGCTTGATTGTGGAGAAAGCATCTGAGTGGGATAAAAGAATCACACACCGAGGTTGGGCATGtggctcatttggtagagtgcttgcttggcattcacaaagccctgCATTCGGTCGCTGGCATTACATAAAACCAAACATGGGAGAGCACACCCAAAATCCCAGGCTTGGGAGAAGAAACCCGAGGGCAGAGAATTCAAGGTCAAAGTAGATCCCTCCCCAGGGTCCAGCAGTAAGTGTGGTTCTCATGACACATcacagaaacttctctttgcaatagagaTCAGAGACAAttataactggtcaaaatgcggAGTCCTGGGGCCCAGTCCCAAGTGATAAAGGATCAACATAACTCCTGCACCTAAAGGATCCTtctggaagaaggggcagaaagacgGTCTGGGCCAGAGGATCGGAAAGTCTGCAATGAGGTTCTGTCTCCTAGAGCTGTCAGGGAAGCTACTGTCATGAAGCCTCACCAACCTGACTACCTACACCCGAGCTGAACAAGGCTCACACCTCTAATCGCAGGTTTAACAGGTTCAAGGTCTTCCCGTGTTCCATAGGAGCCTGTCTCAAACTCCAAACACTGGGCTGGAAAGAGCCCAGTGGAAACAAACACCTGTTGTTCTTATATAACACCTGGGTTTGGCTCCCCAAAACACCCATGTTAGCTCACAatctaaaactccagttccagggaatccaaggTTCTCTTTGGCCTCccagggcactaggcacacatgtggtatgcagaaacacatgcaggcaaaaccctcatacatgtttaaaaaaaatctaacaagaaTACTGTGGGAGCACataactgactcagtttcccagtttgaatctgaagtctattctgagtcaacagagttcaagcttgtttgctccaaggctgtgagaaagtcctgattagcccacagagtctccttgaagggctgtgagaaagtcctgattagcccacaagaAGGAACACACTGCCTAGCTAGacgcaggctgctgatgccagccagaggtacattgagatagaaaatgaaactgcctgctccttgatgcaaggcaggatagatagaggttgaatgcctgtgctgtgcattgttctgtccttcaaaactatataagctggctgtgaaataaactcggggCTGTCCGGCATTGACCGGCAGACCtcttgactcttttctgtcttcttcattgtctcttcaatccgCACGCCTCTACCCAGCTGACCGTCAGCAGGCCCAACAGGAtacttccttatttaaaaaaaaacacacacacacacactaaaaaaaatcaaacaaataggATTATGGCTTAGCGCCAGCCATAACTGCACGTGCCTGTTAACCCAGCCACTATGAAGCCTAAAGGGGGAAGGTGGCAAATTTGAACCTAGATCTGGTAGCTTGGGGGAAATCCTCTctcaaaccaaaacccaaagccCTGAAAGTTATAGCCTAAGTTTCCTAGTTACTTGTTTAAAGCTGTTCCCCAGTTCTTCCAGAGACACCCGAAAATCAAAATCCTGGGCCCCATCCGCAGTTCTATGGGCAAAGAGACAACCTCTTGTTTCCCCCTAAATCATTCCTCAGACAACCCCTTTTCTGTGGACCTCCTCTGTTGCCTCTGGGCAGAATGCCCGCCCCCATTCAGCAGCCTTTGTGCTACCCAAGCCCGCAGCCACAACACGACCTAAATGCCACTCCACCCTGGAGGGGGGCCAGCTTTATGTCACTTGgccccctcctcttttctttccaccCAGTCCTCAATTCAAGCAGCCCTGTCAATGGCCCTTTTGAGCCACTGAGGGCTGGGAGCTAGGCTGTTTCCCAGTCCCTGGACCTCGTGAGGCAAAGACCCTGCTGTGGAGCAAGCAAACAAAGCTTTGGAGGAGAGGTGTTAGCTGTGCCTGACAGAGAGCCTCTGGTGTGGCACAGTGCACCAGGGCCAAGGTCCTAAAGGACACATTCAGATGAAAGGAAACCTGGGTGAGGACGGGGCCACTTCCTTGTAACTAGTTGAACGGCTCCTTCAGAGCAATTTCTAGTCAGAATCTGCATGTGCACTGGGTGGGCCTCTGTGTCCCTATAAACCTCTCGTGGGACCAGAAGTCTGCAGGGCCAGTACCACTCTCAACCACAGCCTTGAGAAAATGCGAGAAACAAAACCTGAGCATTCCACTGCGCCCGCCTTCCCACAGCAAACAGCTCTCTTTGTGTCCCTGGAGTCCTGACATgagttcttctttctctcttcagtcCCCATAGCTAGACTGGACGACCTTGGAGGTCTCATGTAAATCTGGGACGTTAAGAACTCTCTCATTCCCATGACACTGCCCCAGGTAGGCAACATGACTCAGAGGCCATCTCAACTCTTACCGACCGccagtcacctccttcccaccttcccctgGCTGGCTCTCTGCACTGTCTGCTGCCTTCTCTCCTGTCCCAGGCTAATGAGAATGTGAGTCCATTTATGATTATTAAGTAAAATAGAAGACAACAAAGcagttgcttaaaaaaaaaaaccaaaactcttttcaagggctagagagacagctcagcatttaagagcacttggctactcttctagacaacctgggtttgatacccagaaccTTCATGGCAGCTCAgacggtctgtaactccagttatccAATGCCCCTTTCTGGCCCCCGTGGGTGTGAGGCACACAAGTTATTCagaaacatacatgtaggcaaaacacccatacacataaaataaaaataaatttaaaaaattaattccataggccaggcatggtggcacatacctttaatcccaccatttggcagacagagacaggtggatctcttatgagttcaaagccagcctagtctacatagctcaagccagccagagctatacagtgagaccttgtttcaaaagaaaagtctGGGGGCTGATGTGTAAGCTCAGAAAAATGCATACCTGGATTCTGCCCCAGAACTACATTAAgcacacatgccaccacacctttgtgtggctttgtgcatgtcacacaagctctctaccaacaACTAGGTCATATTCTCAGCCCTCCTAACAAGGCTTCTTTGAAGGAAGATAATTTGGTTACAAGCTGTAAGAGGATGTcctgagctggggatgtagctcagtgtgtgTCAGACCCTGCGTCAGATCCCCAACACATATACCCCCAAGCCCCTCGATAATAACTGATACCTTTTAAAGATGAActggaaaataaaatgtctagGGTGATTCTAGCAGAAGCCTACTAGGTCCACACATGAAGGGCAGGTGTTTTGTCATAGGGGGATTAGGAGGAGGCATTTGGGGGATGTTCTGCTGGGGGTCTTGGGGATGAATGAAGGAGTGTTGGGTATGGCATGGTTGAATTAGACAGAATCCCAGGTGCTGGTCAGAGAGACACAGGCTCAGGAAGCGTGGGAGTCTGGCAAACTCGGGAGTCCTGTCTGGGCCTCTCCTGGGATGTATTGCTCAGGATCCTAGCCCTGGCTTCATCTTCATGAAAGGAGTTAATAAAGTGGGAAGAAACTTGGCTCTCCCCAAGAACTCCGGGCAGTTTAGCAAACGCCATTGTCCGTGCTCCCTGCCCAGTGCCCCAGATTTGTGGCTGTTTTGTTTCCAGCCTGAATCAGTTCCTTTTCTTGGCAGTCTCTTCCCAGCTCCGACTCGGCCCAGAGCCATCCCCTCTCACTGTGAGCGTGTGAGTGGACCGGAAGCATGGTGGGTAGTGCTGGGAACCATCCTTCCTGGACAAACAAGACAGAGTGGAGATGGGTGCCGGAGCCTCTGTAAtgggagtcaggaagcagagagcagggagcagagagctgaGGAAATCAGGTggtgagaaggcagaagagaaccaATCATCTCCCTTCCGTCTTCTCTACCCTTCCTGCTACTTCcttcttgctttttgagacaggaaatcATGTATTTTAGGCTGTTCTTGGACTTGTAAGGAAGGCTGactttgaacccctgatcctcctgatTCTACCTCCGaaatgctgggactataggtataTATACctccatgttttattttacacagtAGCAGGCAGTTTTGTGCCtgatagacaagcactctaccaactcagccacatccatagccctgtgtgtgtgtgtgtgtgtgtgtgtgtgtgtgtgtgtgtgtagagcgcGCGCGCTCCCCAGagccccagacagggtttcatatagccTATGTTGACATTCAGCTTCCTATAgtttaggatgaccttgaactcctaatcctcctgccctCACCTACCAAAAGCTGGGTCTACAGGCTTCTGCCATGATGCCAGGTTCTAAAAGTCAAAATTGGCTGGTAcaggatcccagcacttggtcaGCAAAAGCATGAGGATTATTGTAAATTCAaaggcagcctaggctacatagtgagttctaggtcagcccaATCTACCTAGTAAGCTCCAGGCCACAGAGGGTgcatagaaagaccctgtgtcatgaaacaaaacaagaaaaaccagtggtaggaatgtagctcagttggtagagtgcttgcctagcatgcacaaagtcctgagttCTACCTCAGTACTACAGGAGCTGTGAGTGGTggtctaatcccagcacttgagagatggagggagaagaatAAGGAGTTCCAGATCATCTTCAGCTCTATCAGATTCTGggtaaaatgtaaaaaacaaagccctcctccatttttttttctcctggggAGTAAATCCAGGGCCTctcacatgctagacaagcactctctCACTTAGCAGCATGCCCTgcgtttctgtctgtctcccaaaCTCCATCCAGCCTCAGAGGATGCAAACAAACAGTGTCAAAGATGTCTTTTCTTCCAATAAGGTGAAAACTTCTGAGGGTGGTAATATGGCAGCCATGTTACCTGGTGTCATCGGCATAACCTAGTAAGGAGGGCAATGTTGTCAGCTGAGGAAAACAGACGGAGAGCAGTCAGGTGCCCACTGTCATACAGCTGGAAGGTGCGGAAGGCCCCGTGCACACCATCAGCACTGCTCTGTTCCCCAGTTGTGGAAGGAGTGACTGAGCTCCCGGAGAGGTGGTTGTATATGTTCTGGAATTAATTCCAGACCAGTGTTACTGAgtagggaaagagggagaaaaagcagGGCGGGGACCCCCTCCTCCTCCTAACGCAAACAGGGGAAGGAATGAAAAAGGAGATGTCTCTGTTGGAAAGGTTAGGGCCTAGAAGTGAAGCAGTGGATTAACCGCATTTATAACATGCTTATAAACAGACATACACAGGGGCtaaagagacggctcagtggctaagagttcctattgttctttcagaggacctgagtttagttcttagcacccacattaggcagcacacaactgcctagaactccagctccaaggaattcaacaccctctggcctcctcaagcatgtacacacacacacacacacacacacacacacacacacacacacacagagagagagagagagagagagagagagagagagagagaataataacaaaaatatttttgaaagaaatgctCAGGGGCGGCTGAGATGGTTAagtgggtaaatgtgcttgccaccaagcctgatttgaagggaaggagagaatcaactctggcaagttgttctctgctctccacacacTTGGTgtgacatgcatgcatgtacccacacataggcccccccacacatacaaataaataacaaataaatgtaataaaaagacatgtacaaaacagaaaagaaaacatagcaCATAGTTGGACTTGGTAGTACACACTTAATAGTCTCAGCACTTTGcggtagaggcagggagatcaagagctgaaggtcatccttggccataatcaagttcaagttcaaggccagtctggtctacatgaaagcctgtttcaaaaaattcAACACACAGTGGTggtgtaggcctttaatcccagcacatggaaagcagaggcaggtggatctctgagttccagacctgcccggtctacagagtgaattacaggacagtcctgtctcaataaaaccaagtaaataaaataaaataaaatagacagaaGTTTGGGCAGTGGTAGAGTACAgttttaatcccaatatttggaaggcagaggcaagaggatctctatgaggttgaggccagcttATTAGTGGGTTTggagacagccagggatatatgaAGAGACCCCtacccaaggggaaaaaaaagacatattcataaaaatatttttacccaCCTAGTAAAGGAAGCTGAGGATGAAATCCTTGgcctaattttttgtttgtttgttttttgtttttcgagacatggtttctctacgtagttttggtgcctgtcctggatctcactctgtagaccaggctggcctcaaattcacagagatctgcctggctctgcctcccaagtcctgggattaaagttgtgcgccatcaccacctggccccTGGActaatttttatagattttttttttttagcatcagGAACGCATGCTCTCTCAAGAAAGATCATGGCTTTTAGAGCACAGAGTTAGCCCCTTCATCTGATATACGGTAAAGGGTTTAGGGCTGGTGGACCAGCCTGTTCCAAGCAAGCTGGATATAGCATCAGGACACCAACCACtatgtgaaattttaaaagcaacttgccttttggtcttCCAGAACTTGATTCTGAGAGGAGCCCATCTTCCAGGTCCTCTGCGTTACCTTGACTACTTACTGCTTATCTTTGATCGCTAAGAACTCAGGAACTTCTCTatctcctgtctctgctaccACTGCTCCCCTGGCCCTCCCATCTCTACTGAGATCTGTTATGCCCCATCCTACCAGAGTAATAAACAGATCTTTCCCTCTCCTGCAGCTTTCCTTCCCCAAACAGACTAGGGTGGTTCCTTTGAAACTCAAAAGACACAGAAAGTTAGAATCCCATCAACACTTCATGTACATGAAGTTGCTCAGGGTTTTATTTGTGGTTCCTGCCTCTTGTGTGCAGGAAGCTATCAGCTGTTTGGCTTTCATCTGACCCTCCTATCTCTCCCTAAGATCTCTTATGCCCATCCTACCATCCCTCCCCAGCATACTCTTCCTCCTCACCTGGATGTTCCTCTTGATGATGTCCCTGATCAGCTGAACCTTGCCTGTGCTGGGGTCCACTCCAGCCAGCGGCACCATGACCTCCCCAATGACATCATCCCTAGAGAAGCGATCAAAGCTGAGCACAAGGAAATGTAGCACCAGGTCCTGTAGCTGGCTGTATGGGATGCCGTAAAAGGTGAAGGTCTCATCAAATACAGGGTCCAGGGTCTTGCGAAGCACACGGGTCTTCACTCTGTGCCGCTTGTCAGGAAGGATGGTCATCTTGATGTAGGGATCCGAGCCCTGGGTCTGGTCATCCATCACTGGCAGCCCGTGGGCCTCCTGGATTGTCACCACCAGAGCTTTTTTGGGAAAATTATAGTCCACCGAGAAGGTAAGGGATCCTAGCATCACATCTTCCTCTGGTGATGATGGGGAGGTGGCTTTGCTCTCACCAGGGGTCAGGCTTGTCATGGGGCTCCTCAGTTCTTCCCCATAGTCTCTTTTGATGGGTAACTGGTCTATACAAGATGCAGCAGCATTAGGCCCCCTGGGGTCCTTGTCTTGGCTCAGCAGGCCAGACTCTACGGCATTTACTAATAGGTTCCCTCGTCCACTCTCCCTCCGAGGACCATCTTTGTCTCTCCGAACTTTGATGATTTTCTTCTTGTCGCTGAGGGTCTCTGGGTAGATGCTAATGCCTTTCAGCATGTGGATGAACTTATATGGCGGGGTCTTGTGCTTCTTCTCCGCCTGCTGGTGGCAGCATGTCCACACAAAGAcagtcacagaaacacacaccacCAGTACAGAGGCCCCGATGAGGCCGGCCGCCACGGGTGACACATCTGAAGGCAGAGAGCAGAGTTGGGTCAAAACAGGGCTTCCACTTCTGTCAAGTGAGTGCCCCTTGTGGGGCCAAACTAATCCTCCATCCAGCCTCCACAGTGGGAGACCATCTGGGCTATGGTGCTTTTTCTGCTCACTGCCCAGGAGGTGACCAGTACCCTTGCCTTCTTGCTAAAACCAGGGAACACATTTGCATAGctgctgttgtttgagacagggtttcactgtgtagtcctggctgtcctgcaacttgctatatagaccaggctggcctcaatctcaccgagatccgcctgcctcagcctccaaatgctgggattaaaggtgtggctcATTTAGCTCCTTTACATAACTATGTAGTGTctcatctgatttttaaaaagtttaatattATTGTAAATGTATGGGtgttatgtctgcatgtatgtgtgcatagcACATCAGAGCTTGAtgtccatggaggacagaagaaggtgtctgataactgggaactggagttacagatggttgtaagccactgtgtggatactgggaattgaacccgggtcctctagaagagcagccattgccttaaccactgagccatcttgacagtcctagacttttcttttttaaaaccctTATAGCACTTGCAGATTTCATTGTTCAGTTTAATTTGTGCTTCCCAGAAAGCTGTGCCCTGAGTGTTTGAAGGTTGCCTTTTGTGTAGGAATCTGTTTACCTCAACCATCATGCAGGGCAGgagctgtgtgtttgtttttaggagGATGTTCCAGGACACCCAATACAGACAACCAACGGTGGGGCTGACTTGCTAACTGATTGAGGGCTGTGCGTGGAGTTTAGTTGGTCTTGGGAGGGTGACTGGGAGTGGTCAGAGTAGGTAGGAAGCTAAAAAAGTACTGAGCCACATACCTGCAAACACTTGGAGGTCTGAGGCAAGGAGGCTGTTACAAGTTGAGAGCTAGCCTGCCTCTAATGTCTCGTCTAGCAAGCTTCAGGTCAGCTAGCTTACCCTAAAGTCTACCTTAAAAGGAGAGTGCTAGTGGACTagctcaggaggtggaggagctCGCCCTCAGAGGCCCAAAGGCTGGAATTCATGCCCAGAAACCACGTGGCGGAAGACAATTCCTCCTGCAAGCCCTCTGACCTGCGAGCACTTAGCATGTGTGTGCCCTGCCCACTGGAACGGATAAATGAATGTCAAAagtagaaaagagaaggaaagcaaagagCTCTGGGTCTGCAGACCGATACTGCTAAACTTGTTACGCAGTTGCTGGTCCTCGGTCCGTCATATGCTGAAGTCACGGCtattttcttagattttaaaTAGGCAGAAAATGTCAcatgaattttctttccttttcatctttctttcctttttctcactgtgtagccctggctgtcccagatgTCACTTTGTAGTcaaggctgctcttgaact is drawn from Onychomys torridus chromosome 6, mOncTor1.1, whole genome shotgun sequence and contains these coding sequences:
- the Syt11 gene encoding synaptotagmin-11 isoform X3, whose translation is MAEITNIRPSFDVSPVAAGLIGASVLVVCVSVTVFVWTCCHQQAEKKHKTPPYKFIHMLKGISIYPETLSDKKKIIKVRRDKDGPRRESGRGNLLVNAVESGLLSQDKDPRGPNAAASCIDQLPIKRDYGEELRSPMTSLTPGESKATSPSSPEEDVMLGSLTFSVDYNFPKKALVVTIQEAHGLPVMDDQTQGSDPYIKMTILPDKRHRVKTRVLRKTLDPVFDETFTFYGIPYSQLQDLVLHFLVLSFDRFSRDDVIGEVMVPLAGVDPSTGKVQLIRDIIKRNIQKCISRGELQVSLSYQPVLQRMTVVVLKARHLPKMDITGLSDPYVKVNVYYGRKRIAKKKTHVKKCTLNPVFNESFIYDIPTDLLPEISIEFLVIDFDRTTKNEVVGRLILGAHSVTASGADHWREVCESPRKPIAKWHSLTEY
- the Syt11 gene encoding synaptotagmin-11 isoform X1; its protein translation is MAEITNIRPSFDVSPVAAGLIGASVLVVCVSVTVFVWTCCHQQAEKKHKTPPYKFIHMLKGISIYPETLSDKKKIIKVRRDKDGPRRESGRGNLLVNAVESGLLSQDKDPRGPNAAASCIDQLPIKRDYGEELRSPMTSLTPGESKATSPSSPEEDVMLGSLTFSVDYNFPKKALVVTIQEAHGLPVMDDQTQGSDPYIKMTILPDKRHRVKTRVLRKTLDPVFDETFTFYGIPYSQLQDLVLHFLVLSFDRFSRDDVIGEVMVPLAGVDPSTGKVQLIRDIIKRNIQKCISRGELQVSLSYQPVLQRMTVVVLKARHLPKMDITGLSGRAPDPYVKVNVYYGRKRIAKKKTHVKKCTLNPVFNESFIYDIPTDLLPEISIEFLVIDFDRTTKNEVVGRLILGAHSVTASGADHWREVCESPRKPIAKWHSLTEY
- the Syt11 gene encoding synaptotagmin-11 isoform X2, which gives rise to MAEITNIRPSFDVSPVAAGLIGASVLVVCVSVTVFVWTCCHQQAEKKHKTPPYKFIHMLKGISIYPETLSDKKKIIKVRRDKDGPRRESGRGNLLVNAVESGLLSQDKDPRGPNAAASCIDQLPIKRDYGEELRSPMTSLTPGESKATSPSSPEEDVMLGSLTFSVDYNFPKKALVVTIQEAHGLPVMDDQTQGSDPYIKMTILPDKRHRVKTRVLRKTLDPVFDETFTFYGIPYSQLQDLVLHFLVLSFDRFSRDDVIGEVMVPLAGVDPSTGKVQLIRDIIKRNIQKCISRGELQVSLSYQPVLQRMTVVVLKARHLPKMDITGLSGNPYVKVNVYYGRKRIAKKKTHVKKCTLNPVFNESFIYDIPTDLLPEISIEFLVIDFDRTTKNEVVGRLILGAHSVTASGADHWREVCESPRKPIAKWHSLTEY